The following coding sequences lie in one Dehalobacter sp. 12DCB1 genomic window:
- a CDS encoding TadE/TadG family type IV pilus assembly protein → MKIREFISLRKIQECKKGQAMVEFALVLPILLLFFGFILDAGRIVDAQVLVQSAANEGIRQVTSKTNINEQVKNSISDYTDRLDFDQLTIEAKAGETKRKNYTYHANKGSRFQELPSYYTYFNATVTLEYDVPVLMPQSKLFFGDEFRVLSTFTSQVFLEGYPEDG, encoded by the coding sequence ATGAAAATCAGAGAATTTATAAGTTTAAGAAAAATACAGGAATGCAAAAAAGGTCAGGCTATGGTCGAATTTGCACTGGTTTTGCCTATCTTACTACTATTTTTTGGTTTTATTCTGGATGCCGGACGAATTGTCGATGCGCAAGTATTGGTACAGAGTGCAGCAAATGAGGGAATCCGGCAAGTTACCAGCAAGACAAATATCAATGAACAAGTTAAAAATTCCATCAGTGATTATACAGACAGATTGGATTTCGATCAGTTAACCATTGAGGCCAAAGCTGGAGAAACAAAACGGAAGAATTATACGTATCATGCGAACAAAGGATCTCGGTTTCAAGAATTACCAAGCTATTATACATATTTTAACGCGACAGTAACCTTGGAATATGATGTACCGGTGCTTATGCCGCAGTCAAAATTGTTTTTTGGTGATGAATTTAGGGTATTGTCAACATTTACTTCACAGGTGTTTTTAGAGGGGTATCCTGAGGATGGTTAG